From Rhopalosiphum padi isolate XX-2018 chromosome 2, ASM2088224v1, whole genome shotgun sequence:
ttaaaattgtaaaattctaTAACCATTCGTATCAACGTTAAtgatcaaacaaataaaatttagcCATCATTGTAtaagtttatgtattgattattgatttgtATTCAATGTACATACagcatattaaacatatttaatttaaatcgtcgacaaaaataaatataatcgtttgTATCAGTGGTTGATGGTAGcatttcatttttcaatttaaagtaatttttgtttaaattaaaattttttatgaattttaacgttcaaattattatttttggttaatttttttaggaaGATTAGCTTTTCAatgtcggacgatttttgatttttataagacTTATTGTTGCTGAAGACCAGTAGTCACATGGGTAATAGTCCGTTCGTAAGTCTAACTCGCGCGTGTGTTATCGTCGAACAGGACGACTGCGACACACGGAGAAAATACTGCAATAAGCCAGTGGCgtcatatcaatttttttttaatgagcatGGCGTACAAAGCAGGCCACTTTAAGCGCAAGTTACTATCGATTTTTCAGGCCAATCAATTTATAAAGTGGGccaaattactacaatattggattttgaatacataaatgtatacccTGCGGTTAAGTATACCTATTGCGCTTGTGTAACACATAAAAATGCAGGCACAgctagaacatttttttatgatctttttctttaatttttaacaaactaaactattcattaataaatataaaatttacttttatattattaaaaatatgaggagtaataattttttattaatttataccaataaatttcgaaaatctttacaataaaatattgatataaggAAATATCAAAATTGAAGGCCCCGGTGAAATAACCGGATACGTCCacatttttcaaatgataaaaaCAGATTATAAGATTTATGTTGGGTGTAATAACCTACAGATacaaaaaatcgaaataatcgatatttttatttttatattacggcACCCGGTcattttttgccgtttttcacctaaaaaactaaatatacgaATTTAAGAGGGAAGAGTATTCGTGATGCCtctaaaaacgttgtagcgtgCATAAGGGACCgtcagattttatttttatatcgaaAAAATCACGAAAATCTCAATATTTAACACCGGAATCTACtgaaaaccacttttttgaaatatagtCGTTTGCGAGATTTCGGGGTAAAGGATATAGTTTTGAACTCCGAAACTTTACACGTGTTGTTAGATACGTAGCCAAAACATTTTACGCACGGAAAAACACtaatcgataattttttttgattatgaCGGCCCCTATCGCtgtttgccgtttttcacctaaaaaaactaaatatacgtattttgaaGAGGGAAGTGTACTCGCGAAGAAGTGCATAATATAAGGGCCGTATTGACAACGAAACAGATGTTTCACCGATAAAAAATACTCGGCCGACGTTTAAACGATCGGTTTATTGgtgatggaaaaaaaaaatgagaaccCCAAAACGAATGGTGTATTGTCGGGCGGCTATAAATTGTATTCACCATAACGATACGtggttttgacttttgagtGTACCAACATCATAAACATACACTCATCACTCAATCTTTACTAACTGacttatattaatctatatcaCGAACTAATgtacattacattacattatatatattatatacaacgattattgtaacattattgttacattttacACAAGTACCaacgtatattaatttaataatttaatattataatgtaagtacttaatattattatattataaaataatatgattttaagaggacgtagtacccgcatgtgttgtctccgtcttacacacgtttataaaatatatcaataatcaaaacgtttataacaattaaatttcaatattcctGTTTGTTTATATagcaagttaaaaataattttgtagggATCCAGGATAcagtcatttttataaaaaaaaaggtattggTTGAGGATTCCCTATGTCGGTTGATCGGTATTCCCGGTTTATTATTATCTGCCGAATCACGTCAAATACActtcacaatttatttattataagtctttatacacattttttcgttatattcattatcaataagcgaaataaatatttttcatcttatcaacttcaaaaattgaaattacggattatatggtaattttaatcaCACCAGTAGTTTTAATGGCGATAAAGTTATAAGTTGTAAGTTATTTCCAGTGGCACgaattcagttttaaaatagggataatacatttttaaacaggaCAAATTTTTCACCACCACCTAACCATAGTAAATAAGTGAAATGCTGAAATATATAACTGTTTTAAAAGAAAGGATGACGTTCcattatatattctaatttcTAGCCTATTTGTAGAAGACTCACAATCAGTCTATACCCTTAAAAAGACCGTCATCAGGTGACCGGGGGccgtataagaaaaaaataaagtgaccttttttacgtttttataattttgtacactGGACTTATGTTGTTTCGGCCACATATCTAATCACGAATGCGAAGTTTAAAAATTCGAAACCCACTTCTTCAACTAGATAATGCATATaatgtagtatttaaaaataattctatcttCTATAAATTAATAGCAGTTATCagcaatcatttatattttaattgttcattATATGACTTAGAATCTTTGAATCTTAGCACCTTAATTTAAAACGACtacaatcataaatttaaatcacatttttaattaggtatacaaataaagcataaaaaaataagtaagttatatataaaaaaattaagttgaaCTGTTAGCATGcagttatttgaaaatcaataaattatttggattttaaaattaagaattcttaattaatttacaaaataaataacttgagattaatttttactaatttttaataatttataattatatcacaatTTCATGAAgacaaatatgataaatatattttcaaatgttgaACCGTGATTAGAATATTTCAACTGTCAAATAAtatcaactattataattaaggttaaaacaatatattatttataaaatatttttcaataaataatatttttatgtaataaatatatctacacATTTTAGCTGTATTGACCCAGCTTAAAATTGAGGCGGTCATTAGATTACATTAGTAgtacatgaaaaaataataggGCCACTAATACTCTATATACTCTGCGACATACTGTattgatatatacattattatatatcattatttaaattttcataaaatatcagtGCAGCTGCACAAACATAGACTaagcaaatacatattattgtgaactaaattaatcaactataagataaaattacaattaattcaattacCCTTAGACTTAGAAATAATCACAACCATCGCAGCTGTACAAATATGGGctatttagtaaataagataCTGCAACGCCGCAATCTCCAAATTCCATCACAAAGGCGGCATATCATGTCTATAAAAGTGCAAAGAACAACCAATTCCGCGCTCAGTCGCTTACACAACACTGTATCGATAAATGTATGATCTCTTTCTATGTCTAATTCatacaagtttaaataaatttaattcactttaatatcTTTCgagttgtttttatataatattcttgcaCACCACTCTCCACCCCGGTCATCCAGCATTCATTACATCAAGTCGCATCAAATATCGTAATCTCACATCTCGAGTCATCCGAAAGGTAAgtgaaaattcatataatagatattttaaatatattagtttattcaaAAGGAAAAACTCTCTTACCCAACCCCGTAATTTATCTTACAAGGTGATGAGTTAAagacaaacattaaaaataaataacatttaaaagacTATctcttagtaataattaaataccatatttttaattcattacaatACCAAATGTGGCatctctttttatttttatttctgatctacctaaatttaaagtaattgtCAATTTTAATCCGGAGCTGGTTGCGCACACTCAAATATAAATAGAGGTAGCACGTTTAATGGGAAATATACTACCCACTCTCCAATTCGCTTtcagaaactaaaaataaatggaaatcaGTACAATAATGCTTTTTCTAATATGCTGCTTTATTATTGgcaaatgtattaattacagTGTTTTCAAATCACATTTTTCACGAAAGTATTCATTACACTTTCAAGCCAAAAAATTCAGGGATATCAGCTGTTACGCTAGAACCCTCTAGTCTGCCTGGAGCATTGTATAATACCTGTCTACCCCGGGGATAACCTGACtagtgatttaattttaaaacaattacttaTATCCTAGTGCTTGATCTTTATAATCGGTAAATCGGTTAAAGACcatcatagtattataaaaatatatttttaatgaaagtatttgtgtgtaataaaaatgatattacatttttgcaTTCAATAACGATCTCTCTTCTCTATagatctttaaattttaagggACACGTGTAACAGTTTTCcagtaataaatttgtaatcatAGAGGCAgttgcattatttaaatatgaaataaatttaactaacacTAAATTTATTTGTGTTCGATAGTAAGCGATTTTGACAAAAATGTGTCTATAATTagagatttaataattgaaaatatatttgaattgttggtaaataaaataatgataaccaaacaacaacaaaattgaAGACAaagcattaataaatataatatgaataaaaggGAGTGTTTgtattttcgtatttatttatacttgcaagatataatattattacaggtaGTATTGATATAACAAGGTCTCTGTGAAAATCTTGTGGATAGTTGTGAATTGTGATACACTGTATACACCAAAACtaacttaaaactttataaatcatttgaaatacaataaaacatttctatcacttgttTATGAGAACTTGTACAGGAGTTTatccaatttaaaaaatgtccattgatatcaaattaagtttatttatttattagtaagttgagattgattttataaattgaaccTTTTGTAAGTCGTTTATATtccgtttaaatatttttacggaaaaaatattttctagacTATCAgtatgcaaatattattattataactgcaaTAAACGAGAAAGAAAacctaaaatatacataaaaagacATTGAAACTTAGACAAGTTTCACGTTCcaactattatgtataatttatatgttattttctgACATACAAGTACAATTTTCAGATTGGAAAGCAATTTTTCCGGAGTGCCTCGAAAGCAATACACTTAAGCAGcaatataaaaactgaaattcGCAATGAGGTCGTCGTGATGGTCTACGTGATTTccaatagattataaaatatgtctcGGTTAAAAATTAccgtgttataatatttatataatatataatatatttataagtttctatattttttttttgacataataaaataataataataatactacggtACGAAAAATCGTCAAACTCGtcggaaaaaaatgtttattttgaacgaaaaaaaaataatgtaatatatatatatgtatatatataatatgtatttatacacacacacaatattatcgatacgacaataatagttataataatatataattatataataatgattcacatttgaattatcataatatataatattaatatcttatgcacatataatattattagacaaaaaataataataagaagaagaaaACACGCGGTTTTTTTCACGAGGTACAAGCGGCGCCGACAAACgaaataactacaataataagacatacacaattataatataatgatattatataagtgtaacatatatatatatatatataataataataatgtttaacataaagaaatgataataatactatacgtcGTACCGCCTCCCGACGACTATACAACACTGAAGGTGTGTAGGTACATGCGGCGTGTacctgcacacacacacacacacacacactatataatatattacaatattttaataaacgataCACTTGACGTATGCAAAAAACGACGGACTTAGTTCGTGACCGATAAAACACACGTTTACAATACGGTTGGTCGCATGCCTCGCATCTCGTCGCATGTACCTACCCACCtaatttttcgtaaaaatataatttaaaactatcttTTTCTTGTAATCGTCACAGCGGCGGCGGTGAACGCGTCCAAGACGGAAAACGTACCGAATATCTCACCgtcataaatttttaataataataataataataatacgtatagtatAGTGTACGGgacgtcatatatatatatatttaaaaaaaaaaataaacgccaAACGCCGCAGATTGGGCGTCGGAAGAATTGGCTCGCGATGGACCGTACGCATATACGCGCAGTTTACAGTACGGTATTATAACGTTGTCGCGATCGCCGATCACATCGTCGCAATCATATCGCGTGTCTCGTCAGTCCGAGTCGCCGCACGAATCGCTCAGCGACAGGCCGGAGTACCGGCGGCGCCGCTGCCGGCGGCAGTCGGCGGGCAGCACCGACGAAGACGACGCGGACGGCCGCCGGTGGCCGGGCGTCGCGGCTTTCGCGGCCGCCGCGGTGGCCGAAGAGGAACACGTGTACGAGTAGTATTTGCCGCGGCGGTCCGTAGCGGCGGCCGAGGTGGACGCGGCATCGGGCGCGGTGGACGCGGACGGCCGGCGGGGCGACGGCGGCCGGTCGCCCGAGTCGGTGCTCAGCGACGTGGTGGACAGGTCGTCCAGGAAGTCAAAGTTGGAGATGGCCTCTCGCTCCTTGTCGCCGAACCGCACGAAGAAGTCGCTCCGTCCCACGATCGACTGCCGGAGTCCCGCCGCCGGGCACCGGAGCACGCCGAACCCGTCGCGGATGGCGGACGCTGAAACACCATAATGTATAATgttcaatattgttataaaccgATCGTTGAAATGTGTGAGCGAAACGGGAGGTACGGGGCTGACTATAATATGGTTTAGTAGTATTATGACAATGACCAGGTGGGGGGGGGGGATTCTCTAGGGCCGGTTTTTAATCATACATCGCTAAttcgatttataaatattattatgaattgccGGGTATACTGTTATTAAATCATTTCACTATATACATCACTAATGCAATATCAAATGTTATTAGTGCgtgtttaatgaataatattatcatataatttaatatttataatatatacatattatgcggTCAACTTGTCAACTTATaagtttgtatacattatatatttggttATATTTATAACCAAACGATATACTacgaacacataatataaattataaactacctatattaatttattatatttatttatattttttatcacattttatatcagataataagtatatactgtCACTGAATAAAGAGACCAAACCCTCGGGGTTAAACACGTAGGTATAGcaatccaaaattattttttaaaaatccagTACTAccgagtaaattataaataatcaaaatttccGAAACTGTCGATGAAGGTACCTAGACAGGCACATATACACGCACATTGTACATTTATACGatgtatcatataaacattttgaacattAAACTgcctattatattacttatcagAAGctgcaatttaattttaatgtcagattatattatattatagttttctagGCAGCACGATTGGCAGGATACCATTCAAATGTTTGCTTCACTACTCCGTTCGCATACACttcaaaaacaaacataaagtTTAAATGATATGGTTTGTCATTcgatatctatatgtataatttatatgtctaTACATAAAGCTTTCAAACATTTCGATGGAATTTTGAGTGATCCAGActctttgaatattttattattcaaattaaaaaatgataagaaaTACACTATCGATGCAGCACCACTATCTGTAAATCTCTCAGGGCTTCTTTCCTTTGTTAAGTAAAAGCAAAAGAGAAAGTATTACGAAAACAGatgattttgataataattaaagagaAAATCCTAATCTTTTGCCATGTCGGTTATTGTCTTGATAGACATAAATTTGAGAAAAATACAGAAGTAAACACGCTACAAGTACGTATATCTCTGATCCGGACCGCAATCCAAAATCTAGGTTATGGCAGAAAAGTTCAAATTAGCTGTACCACCCTCAAACCATCAACCCACGgtattaaacaaacattttacctTTTTTCTGTCTGCGCACCCGGTGCAACCTATGCAGACGGTTGTACGATTCCTCGTTTGATGCATCGATTCCAGCCTCGGTAGTCCGTCGTCTGCCGACTTGACGAGCGATGTCGTCGTCGTTCGGGTCACGTTCGTCGTCACTACTGTCGTCGGTCGTATCATTGCAACCACTGCCACCAGCTCTGCCACTACAACTTCCGCCACTGACGCCACTGCTGCAGCTGTCGTCATCGTCTTCACCCGTCGATGCGCTACTCGTGCTGCTAGAAGAACTCCTACTGGCTGCCAACATAACGTCCAACAAGTTTGCTCGTTCCTGAAAATAGGAAATCATGTTAGAATGGGACAATATAAGTGAAAACTgcagaattaaataaatgtatataatatataatcataaaaacagTGAATTgagtttagttttattttgctAGTGATGCGTGcgtttgtatatgtatatatagctgCGTTTTAGTATGTTAGTTTTGCTTTTATTCAAAGATAAAACATGAAAGTAGGTACTGTATGAAATAAACTCTGCGTGACGACACTAATTTACTTACGCGTTGGTTACATATATCTGGATTACATTGATCGCATCACCCATTGACAATAACAAACGTGGGttgattaataatacatttttagtggagaaaaatagaaaaatgggACTAATTTTTTGGTATTGGTCGTCAACCATTATTTACCTTTAAGActtaatagatacatttaataataataatagtgttaacgttgaaataaaatacctaatcgaacacaatttgtttttgggCGATTGATTAATTTATGGAATGTTTGCATATATGCTGAATTGAATGAAACATCAACTCACTCGAgttcataaaaattgattattatttcactcaattttacattatttatacttatattataaggtaACGTCGTTATTCGAAGCTGCAGAAGTCCGGTATTTGAACATTGAGCGTAAACGATGTTGTTGCAATTTAGACGagtttgtttattatacacgAGCATACTATGATTGCAGTTATAGTAGTCAATGCATTTTGACGcgaagtataatataactaatattataaaatatgcgtaCACTACAcagaattattgttatattttattgttttgtttcccGGGAGTacccataaaataacaaaataaaatgtaaacaatacgATTCATCGATAAAATtgggttaattttttatttataataaaatttattttaatattttaatatattgttacctCGTAACGATCGTTTACTGTCATGCGACCAATTTTGAATATCGGATAATAAAAGTTACAGGTATGCCTATtcaatagtataatgtattgaatattatagtcatataataaaataataatttatgtagtattcaaatttcaaataattatatcatgacACTGAATATTCGTCGTTAGTCGTCACATACGTACACGTAGTTTCGGTGTTTAAAGTTTGAACTGCAATGCGACGGTCTTGGGTGCCGACGTcggatagaataatattttatatattatattattgttatatacatattattcactATAGCCGGAGTGGATGAGCGTTTTTTAATGTTCTGCTGCAGCTGATAACTGTACGCATTAAGCCTAATTGAGTATTAAAGTACGCATAGCGTAATTATTAGGAAATCATCTATATAATCAGATTACAGTCTGTTAAAGTCTTATCATCGCGTAGTTTATTACATCCAAATACTGCAGGAGATTATCGAAAACTGATTTCCGTGTGGTAAATTTGATTATGCGAGGTTGTAATGTcattaagatataaaaaataaagaatataaaccaacgaaaataattatccaaacaaataataattcatataatataacagacttCGTATTTGGGTTTTTGTCACGCCAATGACTgtttcaaactatttttaaactattttaatattattcacattatataatatatattatgttgtcaaAGTCAACAAATGTCATAGCATTGatacatgatatatttatataatttacataacgtCATAGGCCTTACTTTATTGAAAAGAATAAATCGATGAATTGTCATTAGTAGGGTTCTAACTTATACgctctaaaaatgtatattattatattcaatatgttTCAGTAACGGATACATGGACGGGGGAGGGGGTTTGATTATTTCTTTCCTTGGGTTGAGTTAAGTTCTAAAATACTTGTATCGGTGatttaatattgtagtttttacAAGCCAAGTAAAATTAAAGAGGATTCGATACAAACTTTTTGAGGAGTTACATATAGGCAATATATTATTGCACTGTGTAATTTGAATGTGTGTTGAGTAGCAAATgatcattatacaattattattattatagcgggTACTACGTATGACTGTTGTTAAGTCTACACTGTTATAAGTTCAAAAATTAACATAGCCAGTTAAGtggtcaaataatataattttctctatAAGTATCGATATTGAGCGAATTGTAAtgactaattttaattatccgATAAAATGCGAAAATGCAAGAAACTCGTTAGACAGTCACCTGACTGGCTTATATTGGTACTACACTACTGCTACTATATGTACAAAAGTTTAagcgatattattattgagcAAACTAACCTTAGGATCGGCGAAATCGATGTCTCGTTCGACGTGCACCCATCCGGTGGGACAACAGCACGCCTCGTCCAGGTCGGGTGACGACGACGAAGAACGACGTGGGACCGAATCGTCCTCGGGTGACGTGCTGAAGAGGGGATGGCTATCACCACAACCGTCCATCCAGTTCAATTGATCGATCAGATCTTTTGACGAGGCGGCCGTCCACGCGGGCACCATGCACACCGTGGTGTCGGCTGTGCAACCGCTACTCGAACCACCGGCACCGGCGTACGACGACGGCGGTTGTGGGGACGTCGACTTGGCCGACGCTTCTTCGTCCTCCTCCACCACGGTCCTGAGCAGCGTGGACAGCGGCGTAGACGCGGCCGTGGGCGATTGGTCGGCAACGTAACTGCAGTCTTCGGGCAGGCACTCGATCTCCACGTCACTGCCGCACAACCCGCTGTCCTTGGAGTTGAGCAGGTTGTCGCTGCAGCTGTTACTGTCGTACGTCTGATGCACCGCCGGCAGTGCAGACGGCGGCGCAGGATTTGATGACGGCACCGTCGGTAGAGAAGGTGGCGTCTGAGGCCTCACGTCGGCCGCGGGCAGGTCGGAATGGAGGGGTTCTTCGGTCGCGACCGCGGGTGACGCAGCTCGCGGCGGTTCTCGTTTGTCTTCGGCTTGCCGGGACAAGCAGTACTGCTGTTGTTCGGCGATAAAGTCCAGCACGCTCTGTAGCGCTTGGTCGCGATCCAATTGCTCCTCGACCACCGGCGGCGTCCGATGATCGCATCCTCCGCCCGTCACGCTTCGCGAAGAGGTGGAAGCCAGGCTTTTGGAGCTTTCGAACTTGACCAGTCGGTAAAAGTCACGAGTGAAGTCGGTGCCGGCGATCGGCCCGGGTGGTGGTAGCAGTTCGATGCTGTCCGCGGAGCAGCTGACCGACGACCTCTTTGACGGTGGCGTGTCTGCAACCGCGTACTCGTCCGCGCTCGACCACGAGTCGCCACCCGGCGAACCCGAACCGTACGACAGCTGTTGGTGTTGTATTTGGTGCTGGTGcaggttgttgttgttgttgttgtggtgGTGATGATGGTGCTGGTGCTGGTGGTGGTGCTGCTGACAGTCGTGCTGATGGTGATTGTGCACCTGAATCTGGCCCTGCTGTACGTAGGACTGCTGTTGGTGGTGCTGATGCGGCTGTTGGTGATGGTGTTGGTGGTTTTGCTGGAAGTGGTACCACGACATGTCTCTGGTCGATCCCATATCCTGCAACAGGTCACCTTTGCGGCCGCCCGACGTCGACGACGAACCGGTCGCGTCGTCTTCCTCGATGCACGGCAACGACTGTTGCAGTTTTCCGTCCACCGACGACATCCGCTTCCAGCCATTTGACGCGCAGGTGCCGTCGTCCATGCTCCAGTCTTCCAGCTCGGCCGCGTCGTACTCCATCCGTTGTTGGATGGCAGTGCGCGTCTCGTCCAATCGAAGCCAGTGCTGCACATAGTCCATGTCCCACAGCTCGCCGCCGCTGTACCACGACGTCCGGTCCTCGTCCTCGACGAAACCGCCCGTGGCCGCGGCCAGCTTCAGGAAAAGATGCGAGTCCGAGTAACTTCGCATGATGTTATGCACCGCCGGGACACAGCGCAGCGGTGGGTAGCTGTGACGCGGGTTGATGAAGCTGAACGACAGGCTGAGTGGCACGAATATCACGTCCGTGTCTTCGCTGTTCATCACCCTGCAACGTGAAACGTAATTGTTCATAAATTGTACAACATACATCATATGCATGAGGtcaatacgtgtttttatatatatttcgtttTTGTAAACTTTTAACGTCATAAACTAGGTACCGTAAAATTAaggaaatttaagaatataatgtaaatattgtacgTGGACTAGAATGTAATACTTATGTGAATATAAAGGctctaatactaataataatat
This genomic window contains:
- the LOC132923468 gene encoding uncharacterized protein LOC132923468 isoform X6; this translates as MGTNLSKGRNREWLQRDVDRERRLRLDTEARLKGSSSEADRCRVKLSTLQKDFTKMEETVRSLLQYKSKFEQLKQDRHSVANSYENQILQLQNAITKLKIENETLKKQIDTLEATGISQVQKALVERLRILEHEKSRIEREGEQQRKQYERCLDDVAKQVVKAVLSQKGLREEISSLQHRVKELETGNCALSALLVQRLQGQKINYSQTTMPVAESRSVMFDIHRSPSMQKMAIERPASCDLTKGLKRLKNDGWQAAVSYHRPQSLNLEICCTHNAEETTKCDRVLGDETPESGNRDEGYSTMSSDVQGTTEPPSTKGLEDVKEANENESNALMESSPCSRVMNSEDTDVIFVPLSLSFSFINPRHSYPPLRCVPAVHNIMRSYSDSHLFLKLAAATGGFVEDEDRTSWYSGGELWDMDYVQHWLRLDETRTAIQQRMEYDAAELEDWSMDDGTCASNGWKRMSSVDGKLQQSLPCIEEDDATGSSSTSGGRKGDLLQDMGSTRDMSWYHFQQNHQHHHQQPHQHHQQQSYVQQGQIQVHNHHQHDCQQHHHQHQHHHHHHNNNNNNLHQHQIQHQQLSYGSGSPGGDSWSSADEYAVADTPPSKRSSVSCSADSIELLPPPGPIAGTDFTRDFYRLVKFESSKSLASTSSRSVTGGGCDHRTPPVVEEQLDRDQALQSVLDFIAEQQQYCLSRQAEDKREPPRAASPAVATEEPLHSDLPAADVRPQTPPSLPTVPSSNPAPPSALPAVHQTYDSNSCSDNLLNSKDSGLCGSDVEIECLPEDCSYVADQSPTAASTPLSTLLRTVVEEDEEASAKSTSPQPPSSYAGAGGSSSGCTADTTVCMVPAWTAASSKDLIDQLNWMDGCGDSHPLFSTSPEDDSVPRRSSSSSPDLDEACCCPTGWVHVERDIDFADPKERANLLDVMLAASRSSSSSTSSASTGEDDDDSCSSGVSGGSCSGRAGGSGCNDTTDDSSDDERDPNDDDIARQVGRRRTTEAGIDASNEESYNRLHRLHRVRRQKKASAIRDGFGVLRCPAAGLRQSIVGRSDFFVRFGDKEREAISNFDFLDDLSTTSLSTDSGDRPPSPRRPSASTAPDAASTSAAATDRRGKYYSYTCSSSATAAAAKAATPGHRRPSASSSSVLPADCRRQRRRRYSGLSLSDSCGDSD
- the LOC132923468 gene encoding uncharacterized protein LOC132923468 isoform X8 is translated as MEETVRSLLQYKSKFEQLKQDRHSVANSYENQILQLQNAITKLKIENETLKKQIDTLEATGISQVQKALVERLRILEHEKSRIEREGEQQRKQYERCLDDVAKQVVKAVLSQKGLREEISSLQHRVKELETGNCALSALLVQRLQGQKINYSQTTMPVAESRSVMFDIHRSPSMQKMAIERPASCDLTKGLKRLKNDGWQAAVSYHRPQSLNLEICCTHNAEETTKCDRVLGDETPESGNRDEGYSTMSSDVQGTTEPPSTKGLEDVKEANENESNALMESSPCSRVMNSEDTDVIFVPLSLSFSFINPRHSYPPLRCVPAVHNIMRSYSDSHLFLKLAAATGGFVEDEDRTSWYSGGELWDMDYVQHWLRLDETRTAIQQRMEYDAAELEDWSMDDGTCASNGWKRMSSVDGKLQQSLPCIEEDDATGSSSTSGGRKGDLLQDMGSTRDMSWYHFQQNHQHHHQQPHQHHQQQSYVQQGQIQVHNHHQHDCQQHHHQHQHHHHHHNNNNNNLHQHQIQHQQLSYGSGSPGGDSWSSADEYAVADTPPSKRSSVSCSADSIELLPPPGPIAGTDFTRDFYRLVKFESSKSLASTSSRSVTGGGCDHRTPPVVEEQLDRDQALQSVLDFIAEQQQYCLSRQAEDKREPPRAASPAVATEEPLHSDLPAADVRPQTPPSLPTVPSSNPAPPSALPAVHQTYDSNSCSDNLLNSKDSGLCGSDVEIECLPEDCSYVADQSPTAASTPLSTLLRTVVEEDEEASAKSTSPQPPSSYAGAGGSSSGCTADTTVCMVPAWTAASSKDLIDQLNWMDGCGDSHPLFSTSPEDDSVPRRSSSSSPDLDEACCCPTGWVHVERDIDFADPKERANLLDVMLAASRSSSSSTSSASTGEDDDDSCSSGVSGGSCSGRAGGSGCNDTTDDSSDDERDPNDDDIARQVGRRRTTEAGIDASNEESYNRLHRLHRVRRQKKASAIRDGFGVLRCPAAGLRQSIVGRSDFFVRFGDKEREAISNFDFLDDLSTTSLSTDSGDRPPSPRRPSASTAPDAASTSAAATDRRGKYYSYTCSSSATAAAAKAATPGHRRPSASSSSVLPADCRRQRRRRYSGLSLSDSCGDSD